TGcagggggttttggggtggtttcGGGTTTTGAGCGGGGCTGAAGCTCTCTCTTGTGGCAAAGCTGCTCCATTACAGCCCTGCCCGAACCGTCGAGCCCCAGCGTCTTTCGTGGGGGGGGGGACCCGGCGCAGGGCTTCAGCCCTGCGACGGGTCCCCCCCCGAAAGACGCTGGGCCTCTGGAGGCTGCAAACAGCCCGTCCAGGCGGCCATgatgctcctcctcctccacggCAGCTTAGGGAGGGACCGGGGAAGCCGGGATTGCCCGTTGCTTCCCCGCATACCCTCCGTTAACCCGCGCAGCACGGGCTGAGACCCCCGGCCAACTCATCGCAGGAGTGACGGCCCGCCATCGCGACCCGGTGAATTTTGTCCCTCCGCCGGAGCCGTGGCGGCTCTCCTGGGGGGCGGGGTTAAGGCCTGGATGCGGAAGTGAGCGCTTCACTTCCGATCACTGCGTAGAGGGAGCTGTCGTGAGTATGGAGAAAGGGAGGGGGGTTGCCGGTATCCGCCGCCATCCGCCGCCGTGCGGGGCtgagcggccccggggcgggctgaGGGAGCAGAGGGGACGCGGGGCGACCGGATGGCGggcggtgagcgcggggcgggcgcggggatgCCGATGGCGGGTGGTAGTTTTGGGGCGATGGCGTTGAGCTGACGCcatcttgttttgtttctgtCGCAGGTTGGAGCCTTCTGAGCCCGGGCCGGAACCATGGTGAGGAGAAGACGCTTGGGGAGGGCGAGCGTTGCCCTTCAGCTCactccgtggggctgggggcggtCTGGCGGGAGGGGGGGATCCTCCCCCGGGGCTGAGGAGGCGGGGAGGCCCCTGCCTTGCCTGGCCCCGGGCAGGGCGCTGGTGCTGGGGGTGATCATGCCGGCCCCCGCGTTGGTTTGTGGAGAGGAGGAGAGGCTCCCCGTGACCTGGCtgcgaggaagaacttcttccctctgagggtgacggagccctggcccaggctgcccagggaggctgtggagtctccttctctggagatattccagccccgcctggacgcggtgctgtgcagcctgctgtgggtgaccctgcctgggcagggtgttgggctgggtgacccacagaggtccctgccaaccccgaccatgctgggattcagtgATTCTGGCTGTGAGAAAGAGCAGTGCCCCGGAGCAGCTACTGCTGGGGGGGGTTcttggctgtggggctggaggctttgagctgggggtgctggcagAGACTGGGAAGTGAGCTGTCGGCTGCCCTCCGTACCCTGAGTCTCTCTTTTCGTTTTCAGCCTCGCAAGATTGAGGAGATCAAAGACTTTCTGCtgacagccaggaggaaggacgCGAAGTGTGAGTGCCGAGGCTGCTGTGGGTGAGGCGCGGAGCTGCGGGGCCGAGCCGCTTGCACCGAGGGACCCGCGATGCTGAGGCCTTGGCTGAGCGCAGCATTCACAACAtttaaagcagcttttgctgggtGTTGGCCAAGGCCGCTGCTGGGGAGCAAAGCCACGCTGGGCAGAGGGAGGCTGGGATGGGTGCCGCAGGTGGGGTCTGCTGTGGGGGCTCAGGCCCAGGACTGGGGTTCTCGGGGCACTGGGGCTCTGATGCCCGCTCAGCCACGCTGCTTCCGCTGCTGCTCACCCCGGAGTGCTCTGGCCAGGCCCCCCGCTAAAGCTCGCTGGAGACTGTTGGCGAGTGTCCCTCTGTCTCTGGTTTGCTGTGGTCTTCAAAGTGCTGCAAGGTGTCAGGCGCCTTGACACCGCAACGCTGTGGTAGCTGGTGGCAGCCCCTCACGAAGCGGTTCCGCGCCGCTCAGCCAGCTCCGCGTTTCGCAGCAGCTCCCGTAACGCCGAGCGGCGGGGAAGGAGAGGGACTGACCATGGCTCTGAGCGAGCTACTGGGAGAAAATAGCTTTGGGGGGACGTGGAGGGGGTTGGGAGCGCTGGCTGCGGCGTTGGGAAGCCGGGTTGCGAGCTCCAGCGCAGCGCTGGGTTGCAGAAGACGACGCGGGTGAACAACGAGCCCGGTGTGGACGGTCACGCTCCGCTGAAAACTTGCGGCGCGGTGAGTTTTTGACACTGCTGGTCGTAAACTGCTGCTGCGAAGCCAAACGGCCTCGACACGAAGCTGCTGGCTGCGAGGAGCCTGCGGGACCACAGCTGTTAGCGACGGCAGCGTGGAAAAAATAACCgagtttgggttttctttggcTGCGGTCGTCCtctgaggggtggggggaggtggCGTGGGGTCACCCCTGAGCTGTCCCTTCGTCCCGCAGCGGTCAAGATCAAGAAGAACAAGGACAATGTGAAGTTCAAGGTGCGCTGCAGCCGGTACCTGTACACCCTGGTCATCAccgacaaggagaaggctgagaagctGAAGCAGTCCCTGCCCCCAGGTACCGCTTGGGAAGCGTCCCCGGGCTGTCGGGAGCGAGGGGGCCCTCCCGCTGCCCAGTGACCCTGCCCCACCGTGTCCCCCCCCATTTCTGGGTTGAGGCCACTCAGTTGTCCTGTGCCCAGAGCTGGAGGGTCCCAAGCGCCCTTTCTGCGGCGGTGCCCCCGCGCCGGGTGGGCTGGGAGATGAGCAGACCCTTTCCAACCCTTgactcccctctctcctccccaggtCTGGCCGTGAAGGAGCTGAAATGAGCCGCTCACGCACGGGTTTCTCCACATTTCTTACAAGAAATAAAAACCTGGACCATGTGCCCCCCACCACGTCCCGTTGTCCTTTCCCGTGGCACTGGGCGGACGGCGCTGGTGTGTCGCTGTGGGGGCTCGGGACCCGCTTTCGGCACGTGCCCCCGTGAGAGCCCCTTCCCCGGGGTCCAGCGGCGCTTGAGGGGGTCAcgggctgctcctggctgggcagggggggcCAAGCTGGGACTGGAGTGTGCTGGGATGCACTGGGCGGCACTGGGGTGGCTTCCCAGGGGGTCTCGGCCAAGCTGTGGGGGTCGGTGACGCCTGAGAGGGGGGTGGCAGGGCCCGGGGTGTGCCGTGGGTTTATGGTCACCACGCAGGGTGGCTGGGTGCAGGGGCGAGGTGATGCCACCGGTGACCCCAGTGGGTGCCCGTGGGGGCCGGTGCTCGAGCACAGGGTGGGCACCGGGTACTTGGGGACCCCGGTGGGGCCGTGGCTGCCAGAGTGAGATCCGGATCAGCCCCTGCCCCTATGTGTGGCCACGGCTGCATCCCCCGCGGTGGGGTCCCTATGGAGTGCgggcctggggtggggagggggaccgGTGCCCCTatagcggggaggggagggggagtggGGCCCCTATAGTGGGGGGGGGTACGGTGCCCCTATAGCAGGGGAGATGAGGGGGCGTGGGGCCCCtatggaggggaggggaggggagggggtgcatTGCCCCTAtagcggggaggggaagggggcgcGGTGCCCTTATAGCAGGGGAGATGAGGGGGCGCGGGGCTCCTATAGCGGACGGGGCAGGGGGAGCTCCGCTCTTAtagcggggggggaggggagggggcgcggTGCCCCTatagcggggaggggggaggctgtgACGGGGTGCGCTGCGCCCGGCACAGGGTCcgcggtggcggggcggggctgaggggcggGGCCCCGGGCGGGGCCAGGAGGGGGCGTGGCGACCCCGGGGGCGTGGCGATCCCCGCGGCGTGGCGGCGCGcgcccccccccgtcccctcagCCCGGCGGCCCCGCCATGGCGGCCGCGCGCGCCGTGTACCTGGCGCCGCGGTGGGCGGGCTGGCTGCACGCGCTGCCCCGGCGCGGCCTGCGCCTCCAGCCCGTCCCCGCCGCCTTCCGCCCGTCGGACCCCGGCTACCAGCAGGTaccgcccgggacccccccccacccggcCAGccccccggcgccggctgccATCTCCCGGCCGCACAAAGCTCCCTTCATccgcggggccccgccgggaCGGCCGGCACCGGGCACCACCACcccgggctcccgccgccccggcacccctcggggggtgggaaggggtgggggggtcacCCCTCGCCTCGGCCACCCGCCGGGACCCCTCAGTGGGGGAGAATGGGGGGGTAGCGCCGGTGCTCCCCACCCTGGGGGGTGTGAAGGGGGGGGGTCACCCACCGCCGGGACCCTTCAGTGGGGAAGGAATGGGGGGGGTAGCGCCGGTGCCCCCTACCCTAGGGGGgtctgaagggggggggggtcacccactGCTGGGGCTCCTCagtgggggggggatggggggtacTGCCGGTGCCCCCCACCCTGAGGGGGTCCGAAGGGGGCGGGGTCACCCACTCACCGGGACCCCTCaatgggggggaatgggggggtagtgccggtgccccccaccctgggggggggtctgAAGGGGGGGGTTCACCCACCTGCCAGGACCCCTCAATGGGGGGGAGACGGAGGGGGCTAGTACCAGTGCCACCCATCCTCAGGGGGGCTGAAGGGGGGGGTCACCCACCGCCGGGACCCCTCAATGGGGAAGGAATGGGGGGGGTAGCGCCGGTGCCCCCCCACCCTAGGGGGGTCGGAAGGGGGGGACCACCCACCCACCGGGATCCCTCAgtggggggagggatgggggggtaGCACCGGTGCCCCCCACCCTTGATGGGTGTGAAGGGGGGGTCGCCCACTCACCGGGACCCCTCAATTGGGAAGGAATGGGGGGGTAGCGTCGGTGCCCCCCACCCTTGGGTGGTGTGAAGGGGGGGGGTCACCGCTCGCCTCAGCCCCCTGCCAGGACCCAACaatgggggtgggatgggggggtagCACCAGTGCCCCCCACCCCTCGGGGGGTGCAAAGCAGGGGGGGATTACCCATCGCCTCGGAGGTGCCGTGCACCCGGCTCCTGGCACCCGCTGGGACCCCTCAGTGaggaggggggttgggggggacagAGTCGGAGCCCCAGCACCCCTCGAGGGGGGGTTCTGCacccccacctctgcagcccgcAGCGTGGGGACCCTTCTTCACTCCCCACGTGAGCATCCCACGACAGCCGCTCACCGTCCCCCTCTCCGCTCCCCAGTCGCTGCTCTTCCTGGGCTTGGTGGCCGCCGTCTGCCTCGgcctcaacctcctcttcctcaccgcCTACCTGgtctgcctgtgctgctgcaagAGGGGCCGGGAGGCCGAGGCCAAGCGACCCCGCTCCTGCTGCGTCACCTGGATGGCCGTCACCGCCGGGCTCGTCTGCTGGTGAGGACGGGGACCCGCTGCTGTCCCCCGTCGCCGAGGGGGCTCCGCGCTTTAATTAGCTCTGTGCTGTTAAACACAGCCCCTCCGCGCCATGGCCACCGGTGCTGGGGTCCGGCTGCGGACCAGCCCCGGCCTGGTCCCCGCCCTGGCCGTGCCGCCTTCCCGGCCAtcccgggcgggagcggggccgggtcGCTCATCCCAGCGCGGAGCAGATGGCGGGCGGCAGCACGATCCGGCCAGCGAGGTCGCGCGCACGCCCGGCCTTAATTGTGACCGGAACAATTAAGCGAGGGGACGTTTCTTCGCCCGGCAGTGCTCTGGTGGCTTCCCAAGCCCGCCCTGGGTTTCGGCAGCCCGTGGCTCGGAGgtccccctgccagcagccccggtgccccccggcaggcctggccctgggggggggacgggatggGACATGGGGCCCTGCGGCTGCCCGGCCACGACCCGCTCGCCAGACAAAGGGGCCGGTTTGCCTGGGTGGAGCGAGACGGCTGCCTGCGAGCGTCGTACGGAGCGGGGAAACGGCACTAACGAGGTCGGCGtgcccccccgggagcccccccgGGTCCTCCCGCTGCTCCAGCCTCGGGGTGCCCGCCGGCAGGCGACCCAGGACCGTCCTGCAGCTCCCCGGAGGCTTCGAACCCCACCGCGACAGCCCCGCTGAGCCTGTTTGCGGCCGTTAAAGGCCAAATCGTGGCGAACGGGCCGGTGCGTGTCGGTTTTATCGGTGGAAGGAGCGAGCACCGCGTACGCAGGCAGCGTGCGGGCGCGTGCCTCCTCTCCGCTGGCTCCGATCTCCGGCCTGGCTTTGCCTGCTGGCACCCCGAGTGCCACGGAGCGCCGGCATGGCCGCGGTGAGCTCGCCACGGGGCCCGGTGCGGCCGCggtgcagccccctgcccgccgcccgcctcccctcCAGGGGCTGAGCCCGGGAGCCGGTTTAATCGGGAGCGGCAGCACTTCCAGCAGATTCGCCTAATCTGCTTTCCCCGGCCCCTGCGCCCTCCGTCTCTCGGGGTTTGGCAGGAGGAGCGGCAAACGCGCCGCGTCCAGCCCATGGGGCAGCGCCGGGTGTCCCCCGGCTGGGAGCCGGTCCCCATCGTGGTGCTGTCCCCATCCCGTCTGCTTTGGCTCTGCCAtgcagggggtggagggggggtcTCCCGAAAGTGGAATGCTCTGGGGAGCGTCCCCTGCCCAGCCGGTGTCCCCGCATCCTCCCTGGCCCCCCGGGCGAAGGGCACGTGTTGGGGCGAGCGTGTCCCTCCCCGCTGACCAGGGGTCCCCTCTCTCCCCGCAGCACGGCCGTCGGCGTCGGCTTCTACGGGAACAGCGAGACCAACGACGGCGTCTACCAGCTGCTCTACGCCCTGGACCACGCCAACCACACCCTGACCGGCATCGACTCGCTGgtagggctgcggggcagggtcCCCCCGTTTGTCCTCCTCTGTTGTCCCCCAGGGTCCTGTCGATCCTCCATGCTGGGTTTGGTTGAAGCGCTGGAGAGGGAGGCAGTGAGTTGGAGGGAGCCAGGCGTCCTGCGCTGGCGGCTGAGCCCCCGGGGCGGCCGTGCTGTGCCGAGCGCGGGAGGGTGACGTCACCCCGCAGAATGGGGCCTTTGTGGCCGGGAAGGGCCGGGGGGGGACGCAGCAGGGCCATCCCAGGGGACGGATCCGGCTCGAGCGCGGGGTGTTGACATGGGGCGGAGGGTCAGCATCCCATGGATGGGGCAGATGGCTCTGCTGGGCGTGGGGCTGATGGCGGGGAAGCCCCCGGCGCGGCTCGCCGGCGTGGCGTGGCTGACCGTCCCGCCGTCCCCAGGTTGCGGGCACCACGCTGCAGATGCGGGTGGGTTTGGAGCAGCACCTGGCGCAGCTGAGCGAGCTCCTGGCCGCGCGGGGGGACTACCTGCAGACCCTCAAGTTCGTGCAACGGTTGGGCGGCAGCATCGCCCTGCAGCTCTCGGGGCTGCCCGTCTGGCGCGGCGTCAGCGCCGACCTCACCGCGCTGGCCGGCCACGTCGCCTACGTCGAGTATTACCGgtgagcggggccgcggcgctgggctGCCGGAGCATCTCGCGGCGCGGCTGGGGAGGCGGGCGCGTGTGACGGAGCCTTCCTCTGCGCCCAGGTGGTTGGCTTATCTCCTCTTCTTCATCCTCGTCCTCACCGTCTGCCTCCTGGCCTGCCTGGGGCTGGCCAAGCGCTCCCGCTGCCTCCTCACCACGTGAGTAGCCCGCGGCTGGGCGCGACGGTGCCGGTGGGGCGCGGGGCCGGACCCCACGGCGTACTCACCCCTCTCCTCGCAGGATGCTGTGCTGTGGGCTGCTGACGCTCATCCTCAGCTGGGCCTCCGTGGCCGTGGACACGGCAGCGGCGGTGGTGAGTGGGgaccgggaggggaggggaggggaggtggcgGTTGTGCCGGGGCAGAGCTGAGGGGTGAGGGCACCGGTGCCATCCTGCCCAGCCCTGAGAACATCACTCCTGTCCTCACAGGGCACCAGCGACTTCTGCGTGGCCCCGGACACGTTCATCATGAACCAGACGGAGAGCGACATCAGCGCGGGTGAGGGCGGGGGGTGTGGGGCTGAGTTCGGCGCGGGGAACCCCACTGCTCCCCCAAAACCTGCGTGGAGGTTTGGGGGGGTCCGGAGCTCTCTGCTGCCgtgctgcctgccctgtgctgctctgtgcccccctccccggggtgctCACGCCGATGTCTCCCGTTTGCTTTGCAGAGGTGGTTCGCTATTACCTCTACTGTGACCAGAGCCTGAGCAACCCCTTCCAGCAGGTACTGGGGAGCCGACACCCCGCTCTGtgctgccgggggaggggggggggcccgAGCGGCTCCGTGACTGCTGCTCGCTCCCCCCCCGCAGGTTCTCACCACCTTCCAGCGCTCACTCACCACCATGCAGATCCAGATCCAGGGCCTGATACAGTTTGCGGTGCCCCTCTTCCCGACAGCTGAGgtacggggtggggggagccggggcccCGTGCCCGTCCGCTGCTCCCCGGCCTGCCCAGCGCTGCCCTGACCCCCTCTCTCCCGCAGAAAGACCTGCTGGGGgtccagcagctcctcaactCCTCAGAGACCAGTCTGCACCAGCTCACGGCCATGCTGGACTGCCGGGGGCTGCACAAGGTGagaagggggctggggtgggggcgtGCGGCTCCTGGGgtcgcccccccgccgccgccagccctgcCGTGTCCCGTCTCCTGCCGCAGGACTACCTGGACGCCCTCATCGGCATCTGCTACGACGGGTTGGAGGGTTTGCTCTACCTGATCCTCTTCTCGCTGCTGGCAGCCGCCTCCTTCTCCACCGTCATCTGCGCCGCACCGCGTGCCTGGCGGCACTTCGCCAGCCGGTGggtctgcccgcagcccccgcccgcgCGGCCGCCCTGCCCGCACCGGGGCCCGCGGCTGGGCACGGGACGAGCTGCTTTCGGGGTCGGGGGGTGAGCGCTAGCGCCTTGTCCCCGCAGGGAGCGGGACTACGACGACATGGACGAGGAAGACCCCTTCAACCCGCAGGCGCGTCGCATCGCCGCCCACAACCCGGCGCGGGGCCAGCTCCGCAGCTTCTGCAGCTACAGCGGCAGCCTGGGCAGCCAGAGCAGCCTGCACCCCCCCGCGCAGACCATCTCCAATGCCCCCGTCTCCGAGTACATGTGAGACCCCCAGCCTCGAGGCGCTCACCCCTGGGTCCCCCCCTGCCTCGGGGACAGAGCGTCACCCCACCTCAGGGGCGTGGGGCGGTGGCGGGGGTCTTGCCGTGCCCCCCGCTGTGACGGGCTCTCCCCCTCCAGGAACCAAGCCGTGCTCTTCGGTGGGAACCCACGCTACGAGAACGTCCCCCTGATCGGCAGAGGCTCTCCTCCTCCCACGGTACGGTGGGCGGCCGAGGCCAAGTCCTTCTTGTGATGGCGGGGGGGTCGCCGGGTGGCCAGGAGCCCCTCTGCGCTGCTGGCAAGCCGCTTGCTGGGGGCACCGGGGAGGTCTGCTGGGGTGGGGACGGGCGAGCTCAGCCCCCTCCACCTGTCCTACCTGTTGccataggacaaggagtaatggctttaagctaagggaggggagatttaggctggatatagggAGGAAATTTCTTACActgagggtgatgaaaccctggaaggggttgcccagagaggtgggagatgccccagccctgggagcattccaggccaagttggatggggctctgaacaactgGATCCAGTTGGTGTGAGCAGGACCCTCTCCAAGGGGTTGGGCTGGACGGCCTTCAGcggccccttcccacccaaaccctcCCGTGGTTCCGTGCAGTCAAAGCAGTTTTTTAATTGGGCTTGAGTCCCGTGGCTGCGGCttggtcccttcccacccaaacccttCTGTGAGTCTGTCTGCGAGCTCGTCCTCCTGCCCGTCTCTCTAACCCGGATCCCGGCCagcccgcggggctgcggggagaggtcTCCAGGAGGAGACCAATGTAGTTTTCCCTTCAGCTGCTCTTCTGTGCATGATTTCTTATTTATTCTGCCTTTCAAAGGGAGTCAAGAGTCACCCGTGCACGTTGACATTGCCCCACTGTTTGGTTAAACCCCCCCTGCCTGTTAACGCCTGcttgatttttcatttccttttttttttttgctttgtttgcatcAATTATTTTGGAGCTAAGTTGCCCAGCAAGAGTAAGTTCAGccgcttcctcctccctcctcgtcctggggcagcagagctgggtcttcgtcctccttcccctcctcgctgcctccctccatccccttTCCCGTGGGGCTGAGCTGGTTTTAGGGAGAGCTCAgggcgggggggacggggctggaCTTTGTCCCCGGCAGAGGCAGAAGAGGGGTTTGGTCTGCAGCTCCCATGCGTCAGGATGGCTGGAAACGGTCCCCACCTCCACCCCCTTCTCGGTGCAAATTCCCCTTCCCTTCTGACAGCATTTAATCTGCTTGGCTGCCTCCACCTGAAGCAGAAATG
Above is a window of Opisthocomus hoazin isolate bOpiHoa1 chromosome 21, bOpiHoa1.hap1, whole genome shotgun sequence DNA encoding:
- the TTYH2 gene encoding protein tweety homolog 2, with translation MAAARAVYLAPRWAGWLHALPRRGLRLQPVPAAFRPSDPGYQQSLLFLGLVAAVCLGLNLLFLTAYLVCLCCCKRGREAEAKRPRSCCVTWMAVTAGLVCCTAVGVGFYGNSETNDGVYQLLYALDHANHTLTGIDSLVAGTTLQMRVGLEQHLAQLSELLAARGDYLQTLKFVQRLGGSIALQLSGLPVWRGVSADLTALAGHVAYVEYYRWLAYLLFFILVLTVCLLACLGLAKRSRCLLTTMLCCGLLTLILSWASVAVDTAAAVGTSDFCVAPDTFIMNQTESDISAEVVRYYLYCDQSLSNPFQQVLTTFQRSLTTMQIQIQGLIQFAVPLFPTAEKDLLGVQQLLNSSETSLHQLTAMLDCRGLHKDYLDALIGICYDGLEGLLYLILFSLLAAASFSTVICAAPRAWRHFASRERDYDDMDEEDPFNPQARRIAAHNPARGQLRSFCSYSGSLGSQSSLHPPAQTISNAPVSEYMNQAVLFGGNPRYENVPLIGRGSPPPTYSPSMRATYLSVTDEHVRHHGTEFPA
- the RPL38 gene encoding large ribosomal subunit protein eL38 — encoded protein: MPRKIEEIKDFLLTARRKDAKSVKIKKNKDNVKFKVRCSRYLYTLVITDKEKAEKLKQSLPPGLAVKELK